CACGTTTGAGCGACGGCGCCGACCTGATCTTGGTCGAGGGGGCGGGCTCGCCGGCGGAAACCAATTTGCGCGCTCGCGACATCGCCAATCTCGGTTTTGCGCGTGCGGCAGGCGTTCCCGCCATGCTGATCGGCGACATCGACCGCGGCGGCGTCATAGCGAGCCTGATCGGCACGCATGCCGTGCTTGATGCAGATGATCGCGCCATGATCCGCGGCTTTGCGATCAATCGCTTTCGCGGCGATGTTGGCTTGTTCACGCCAGCGCTCGACACGATCACCAAGGCGACCGGCTGGCCGAGCTTCGGCGTCGTCCCCTGGTTCGCCGATGCCGTACGCCTGCCGGCGGAGGACGGGCTCGATCTGATGCAGGGCGTGCCGGTCCGTGACGGCGCGCTGAAGATCGTCGTTCCGGTCCTGCCCGGCATCGCCAATTTCGACGATCTCGATCCGCTGAAGCTCGAGCCCGGCGTCGAGCTCGTCTTTGTCGGGCCTGGCACGCCGCTGCCGGGCGATGCCGCCCTGGTGATCCTCCCGGGCTCGAAGACGACACTGCGCGATCTCGCCCGGTTGCGGGAGGAGGGCTGGGACATCGACATCATCGCTCATCGTCGGCGCGGCGGTCACGTGCTCGGCCTCTGCGGCGGCTATCAGATGCTGGGCGCGGTCGTGCGCGATCCGCTTGGCCTGGAAGGGCCGGCCGGCCTGGCCCCTGGCCTGGGCCTGCTCGACATCGAGACCGAGCTGACGCCGGACAAGACCGTGCGGGAGGTCGCGGTCGAACATCCCGACAGCGGTGCCATTGGCCGCGCCTACGAAATCCATCTCGGCTCCAGCGACGGACCGGACCGGGCACGGGCGCCATTCAGGGTCGAAGGCCGGCCGGAGGGCGCCCGCAGCGCCGACGGGCGGGTGGT
This sequence is a window from Bosea vestrisii. Protein-coding genes within it:
- a CDS encoding cobyric acid synthase, which gives rise to MRSSRPTPALMLLGTGSNVGKSLLVAGLCRLFADRGLKVRPFKPQNMSNNAAATAQGEIGRAQALQARAARIAPHVDMNPVLLKPESERGSQIILQGRVAGHLASGDFSRRGDFLPKVLESFARLSDGADLILVEGAGSPAETNLRARDIANLGFARAAGVPAMLIGDIDRGGVIASLIGTHAVLDADDRAMIRGFAINRFRGDVGLFTPALDTITKATGWPSFGVVPWFADAVRLPAEDGLDLMQGVPVRDGALKIVVPVLPGIANFDDLDPLKLEPGVELVFVGPGTPLPGDAALVILPGSKTTLRDLARLREEGWDIDIIAHRRRGGHVLGLCGGYQMLGAVVRDPLGLEGPAGLAPGLGLLDIETELTPDKTVREVAVEHPDSGAIGRAYEIHLGSSDGPDRARAPFRVEGRPEGARSADGRVVGTYLHGVLTSDTLRRAWLESLTGKRVAAGEAYEPAVEVALDRLAEHLEHHLDTAALLELARSRSQF